TAGACACGACGCCTTTCATTGTGCGATGCTGTTGCTCGGCTGCCTGTCTTTGTAGTCTTGCACTGATGTCATTGCCTGGGCGGCGTGTCTTAAGGAAGTTAGTCATCTTTTCCTCTGAAAGTTGGTGTTCTTCACTGCGCGCATGGGTGTCAAGGAGCTCATCACCTGCTTTCTTCCAGTTTTTGAAGCCCTTTAAGATAAATGGCGATTCATTTGGAACAGTATTGTTGGAAAAACATATACGATAGATACAGTGAGCTGTGTCATTTCTAATGCTGTAACGCAGCCATGGCCGCTTCTACATCCATAATAGTTGGAAACGCCTTCCGGCTGTTGTCGGAAACTTGAATCCGTGCGGAAAGCTAAACTTCACGGTTAGAAGCTCAAGCTTTTGGTCGTCTGATAACGTTTTACCGTGCATTAGGACAGAGGGGCATGCCATTAAGAGGTAATTGGGATCCCTCTAAAAGAGATGAAGATGGGAATTTCTCCTTCTTTGTTGACTGGAAATGCAAATATGATCCAGAACTCAAAGACCATTTGGATCATGCTTCCGGTAATGCTAAGTACACGTCTCCGAGGATTCACAAGTGGAGTGTAATGGCCGACGAAACGCAAGATTGTTCTACAACTGAACAACTCAGTTTATGTGTGCGATATCTGAGCAGTAAAAATGAAGTCTGTGAAGAATTTATTGGATTCGTAAGGCTTGAAAAATTGGATGCCCACACCATTGCGGATACCTTGTTACACGCACTACAAGAATGGGGCTTTAATATGTCCGGGCTAGTTGGCCAAGGATATGACGGAGCAAGCGTCATGAGTTCAAGTAGGAATGGGGTGCAAGCTAAAGTTGCAGAGAAGTACCCTAATGCCACGTACGTTTACTGCAGATCCCACGTTTTGAACCTTGCACTCTCGAGTGGTTGCAAAGCTGTGCGATTCATTCAGAATCTGTTTGATAACGTCAGCAAACTTACGTGGTTTCTTAGTGGCAGCgccaaaaggaaagaaatatttcttcagTGGTTGTGGCCTCCGATGACAGTGAACTGTTGAGCGCTCTAGTTGCATTTGCTGATGAAGACCAAGAAGATGAATCTGCCAAAACATTGGAGGAAGGAAGCAAGCGACAGACTGTACCGAGATTCTGTGCTACTCGTTGGAGTGCAAAAGTTACTACCCTCTCTGCTCTTCTTGCTAAATATGGCTCTAGCTCTGGATGAAATTTCATCATCAAGCAGTGGCGATGCTAAACGTGATGCTTCAGCTTATTCAAGTCTTCTCCAAGACTCTGAATTCATAGTCGCTTTGACAGTATCTCAGTTTGTTCTGTGATTTTTAGCCCAAGTAACAAAGTCCCTACAAGCTAAGAGCTGTAACCTTGGCGATGCATACCAAAGCGTAACTTTCGCCAAAGAATGCATTAAATCAGCAGGAGGAGATGAATCCTGGCAGAAGGTGTGGAGTCGATTCAGCCAGGTAGCTGACTCTATCAACGTCACCCTGATAAAGCCTCGTACAACGACTGTTCAACGCCATCGAGCAAACGCCGCACACAACGATCAGCCATCAGACTACTACAGGATTAATGTGTTCTATCCATTTATAGATCACGTTGTCGGTGAACTTGAAACGAGATTTTCAGTCCAGCACGAAGGTCTGATTACCGCTCAAAACCTGTTCCCTTTGTACTTGCTCAAGTTAACTGACAGGCATATCGAGAAGATCAAGCCAGACTCAGAACAAGAGGGAGCAATGCCTGATTGCAGTCCGCAAGAATTTCCCGCCATTCACAAGGTGCTGTCGATCTTTCTAACCACGCCTGTCGGAAGCGTCAGTTGCGAACGCTCCTTCTCAGCCCTACGCCGTCTAAAGTTATGGACTCGGCCATCAATGACAGAAAATCGATTAAGTGGCCTTGCTATGCTGTTAATTCATTGCGCAACGGACTTCATTCCCACTCCAAAAGATATCTATGACATGAAGTCAAATTGGAGAAGAATCTAAAACAGCCTAATATAGACTCGTTTTTGAGACTTGGTATTCTGACACCGAAACCTGCAATACCATCCATACAAAGTGTTAAACTTCTGTTAACAGTATACCTTGAGTTAAAGATGGTATATAAATCATCATTGTGTAGCAGAGACCTCGGGGGTAATTTCAAACCAAAGAAGGTGTTTATGCCGTAATAAATCatggcaattaaaaaaaaaagtatcagTGTGGTTTGTTTCCTTAAAGGTCTTAGAGGCAACCCTCTGTGTAGGGGTGAGAACAAAACGTCCGACTAGAAACTCTGTCTGTATACAGGAGATCCCTGTGAAGGTTTGTGGAGTTTGCCCCCGCAGACAAAAAATCCTAGGTACGGTCCTGGCAAGTAAAACGCTCTGGATATTAAAAACCGTTTGAAGCCAAAACTTACTCTATAGCCAAAAAAAGCCAAGACAGAAATGTTTGTGAAGTGCGGTTGAGAGAGAGATAAATTGAATAAGTGATTCTCGCAtttgctggacaatttaagcaattgtctcatatGTACACCTGAAGATTTTAGGtgtcttcaacgggattcgaacccatgacctctgcgatgcggGTGCAGTACCCTATGAAGTCACTCAtttctttcacgggaacacatgaacccaacaaattgacccgcTCTCATCTGAATGGCTTCACAGTTCggttggtagagcactgcactGGCATACCttaggtcatgggttcaaattaAATCTCGTTGAAGACACACatgaaacaattgcttaaattgtccagca
The Montipora capricornis isolate CH-2021 chromosome 10, ASM3666992v2, whole genome shotgun sequence genome window above contains:
- the LOC138020378 gene encoding zinc finger MYM-type protein 1-like, which encodes MPLRGNWDPSKRDEDGNFSFFVDWKCKYDPELKDHLDHASGNAKYTSPRIHKWSVMADETQDCSTTEQLSLCVRYLSSKNEVCEEFIGFVRLEKLDAHTIADTLLHALQEWGFNMSGLVGQGYDGASVMSSSRNGVQAKVAEKYPNATYVYCRSHVLNLALSSGCKAVRFIQNLFDNVSKLTWFLSGSAKRKEIFLQWLWPPMTVNC